aggttatattctttataccaagTATGTTATAtgttgagcattgtctttcaatattacccttatttgtagctatatgtaaaATTTggctttctgggctcacatatggtgtgtattcataaaaccgggtgctacaacaaCCTATGatgaattatatattatgaaagtgTTTTTATAgtgaatttaaaaatataaatcttATATCATGAACCTATATAACTCTTTGAAAATCGTTGGCCAAAGATATAATACAACATGTAAATAAAAATAGGAGTAAATAGAGAGAGCTGTGTCGATCCCCGTGTCCATTCTAGACGCGCGCGCCCACACAAACACAcgcgcacacgcacacgcacacgcacacgcacggcCACACACACGTATAATAAAAAGCGAAGGAGTATATGTAATAACAAGTGAAGGGAAGGGGGTTGGTTCTGATGACCCTTTCTCCTGACACCTACCTAGAGTTGCAGCTTACAGCAGAAAAATCTTGCAGTTGGGTCACCAGGTACATACCGTGCTAAGTTTCCAGATTCACCACTGCATCAATGCAATATCCATTTGTTTTCCTTCACATATTTGAACAAGTTTCTCATTTTCCTTTCTTTGGTTTCAAAGTTGGTTCATTTGTGCCACTACTCGAGGTGCTCTGATTCTTGGGGGATTTTTCTTGCATCCTACTCCATCTGTTGAATTCTCGTTTCCTTGATGATTGTAGATGGACGAATTCGAAAGGCTACTGAAGGCAGCCATAGAAGGCAAAGCCGAAGAAATGGAACGCCTCGCCGACGAAGTCAACCCAGAAGTGCTGTGTGGAACAACTGAAGAGGGGAACACCTGCCTCCACATCGCATCTATCTGTGGTCACATGGATTTCTGCACCAAGCTCCTGACGCGTCTCCCTTCCGTCTCCTCGTCGTCTCTGCTGTCCGTCACCAACAAGGACGGCGAGACGCCACTGCTCATCGCCGTGAAGAGCGGCCGTGCTTCTTTGGCTCTAGGCTTACTTGAGAAATATAGTAAGCATAGGCTGAACCAGGATATTTTGAAGCAAGACAGGCATGGATGCAACGTCCTGCACCATGCCATCCGCAACGGCTACGAGGACCTCGCGCTTCGACTGATAGATCAGCAGCCTGCCCTTTCGGAATCTCGCAACAACCGCCAAGAGTCACCCATGTTCATCGCAGTGCTAAAAGGTTTCGAGAGGGTCTACGTCAAGCTATTGAATAATGAAAAGTCAGAATATAGTGGGGCCATGGGCTACAATGCTCTGCACGCCGCTGTTAAATATGGTAATGAAGGTACGACTTACGAAACTGCTGCTTGTACCTAACGCACAATCCACAATCTTGCCTCAAGATTCTCGAATCAGGATAACACAATCTGAATGCTCGCATGCAAAATCCACAATTCATATTCCAAaagcggaaacaaacagggcATCGATCTAGTGATCTAATACACGATTAATTATAACAGTAATAATTAACTGTCTTCAATAAATCTTACTATTACTTATGAGAGGTTCCACGTTAATTTTCATCGGACCCTTCTTCCTTAGATCGGTGTCCTCGTACAgcgtgttcggctggggctggctggctgggctagCTAGCCCCCTCACATGAACACTGTTCTAACGAACCAGCCCACAatacttctctctcacataaacaaaccagcaacgatacgaaccagccaaccaaactgGTGGATTCCGTGCCTGCTAGCAGTGGGCCGTAGCCACGGTCATGGCAGCCCTACTGGCCCAGCAGGGGCGCCCATGCTCCACGACGTGCTTGCGGTCTGCATCTTGTCTTGAAGACGGCTCGCGGTGGCAGCAGTTGTATGCATCGCTGCTAAGCATGGCAGGGCCCACTAGTATATAGACATTAGTACCGGCGATTCCAAACCTATTTTCACTTACGATTTTGGCCAGTAAAAATCAGCTAACTTTACTGGCGTCACCTAAGAACCACCGCTATAAATCGATTTATACTGTAAATCGATTTATTCTGATGGTTAAGAAAACCATCACTATAAATAGTTTTTTAGAAATTGCAATTTGATCTacaaaatagcaaaaaaaaaaattgagagAGGCCCACACTAGCAGCCACACCCGatttttatcatttttttcattttcgcgATAGATTCGCGCAAGTTGTAGCCAGGAATTGAACTCACGATCTCAAGCCTCGCGCGATACATTCCTTACCACCCACCCCTAACTTGCATCCGGGTGAAAAAAAAAACCCATCCACCCCCGAACCCCTCGGGTCCCCAAAACCTAGTCAGATCCCCCGAAACCCGGCACTGATGCTACAAGATTACCCCATCCAGCAGGTGCATAACGAGGCGAGATTGGGTAAAAAtggaacaaacaaacacaaataAAATATTCAAGATTACAAGCACACATGTTCGTGACGATCAATTCAGATATGAGTCTTGAGAATAGTCCAGCATAGCAAAAGACTGACCAACCAACAGCAACAAGAGTACAAAAACAAATAGTTTAATACGTACTCCGTATGTGAAATTAGTACTGCTGTCAGCCTCTTCTCGGATGAGCACCTGCTAGCATGTCGCATGGAGGCGAGCCCCATGCGGCCGTGCCCGTGTCGGTGTCGCGAGCAGGGGCGACCGGCGAGCAGGAGCCGCGTGCAGCAATGGCGGCGGCCCGCCAGCAGCGGAGCAGCGCGTGGCGGTGGCGCGCCTGAGCCCTGAGCACGAGCACCTGCTGTCTGCTGCCATGCGCGGTGTGACCGTGGCCTCGTGCTGCGCTGGAGATGATTGCTGGCGGCTGCGTGGGTGCGAGAGAGGAGGATGGGAATTCTTTGGTTATATACCTCGGGCATACAGTTGGACTTAAAGATGAGCAACGGGCCAGCACGGTCCGATCGGGCTCGGACCCTTTTGGCCCGCCAGGCCACCGGGCCGTGCCTGAACAGTCCACCGTGCCTGGTGgacggcccaggcacggtccGTGGGCCGAAtatcgggccgtgccagcccgttgAGCCCGCGGCCCACTAGTCCATCGGACCAGCCCATAGCCCGTTACACAGTAAACATCATATTTCAAACAGCACAATCACGTGTTCAAACTTCAAACAATCACATGTTCACATATTCATATTCAACAATCACAGAAACACCAGATGACAAAAGATTTGAGTTGTTTGTGCAATgccgcctcattaaaaacctttttaGGTAAAACTCACACCTCGTGAGATAAAACCATAGAAAGGAAAAGAGTACGGGCAGCTCAATAAATTAAAATGTTCAAATTgttcaaagttattacaaaccagctaGCTCAAATGTCTCAACTCTCACAACTAAAGTCGCACTCACAGCCTCTCAGGCTCTCAGCTCTCAGCAGTCAACCATCACCAGTAGTAGATGATCCACCAGCTTCATCATCAAGGTACTGCTCTTTGAAGTACTCTTCTAGCTCTTTGTCCTCCACAGTGTGCTATTCACCGGATTCACCTAGTTCCCAGTCTTTGACACAGATTAGCATCTCCACGCTGTCCACAGGTGGACGACGGCAGCGGTAGCCTGGGAGGTGGTCGATGGTGGGCGGCGAGAGGCGAGGCGAGGTGGGGATTAGGCTTAGGGTTTCAGAGCTCAAAGGCGAGGGTGGCGGGCGAACGGCTGCGGGCGCGGGCGGAGTGAGGGGGAATGGCCGAAGGTGGGGGTCCGCCGAGGCGGGGGGGGGCTTATATAGCCCCTCCAGCTGCCAGGCCTCCACCGGGCCGGCCGTTGTAAAATGGGCCGGGCCGTGCCGCCCGGCGGGCCGAGGCCTCAGCCCAAGCCCGGCTTGCTACGGACTTTGGGCCGGCACGGGCCCGGTTAGGGTTCGGGTCGTGCCGTGCTCGGGTCGGGCCAATAATCGTGCTTTGGGCCGGGCCTTTGGCCCACGGGCTGCATGCACATCTTTAGTTGGACTAGGCCAAATACAAAAATCCAAATCCGCACCCACCCTGATTCGGGCCCCGAACCCGAGACCCGTAGGGGCAAAAGTGAACCCGCCCCATCGGGTACAAAAACCCACAGGGATCCAACCTGACCAGCGCCCACTGCCATCCTTAGCTAGGTTAAGAAAACTGCCagtataaatatatttttactggTTGTTTTCTTAAGGCTTATCACTAGTAGACATCATGTATTTTTTACTAGCGGTAGACTTAAAAAAACAGCTACTAAAAATACATTTGCACTGGCAGTTCGTAGCTTGGACCCACAGTTTCATTTAAAGAAAAAACTATTGATACGAATGAAAAAAACATATAGATCAATAATTGATAAGTTTATTCTAACCGTATATAAAGGCCATAAAGTATGTACTATGCCTATTATGTTAGAAAATGGACAAAGAGAGAAAAAAGTACAgtttaatatatttttttattagtaagaGATATTAAACAATAATTGATACTTATTTCTTTTAAAATTATAGCCCGTGAGCACAGGTTGATAGATTAGTCACATCTAATAATAGTATTTATGATAATTCCATGGTTGCTAAGGCCCACCACAGCGTGATGCTTGAGTAGCGCTAGAATAGGAGAGAGATTAAAGAAGAGTGACTCCATACATTGCAGCTAGTGCTGTCAGCTCCAGAAAAATGAGGAGCGACGCAAGTAGTTGCTTCGGTTCCCACCGGTGCCAGGTTAATAGAATAACATTTTTTCCTTCTTTGCTTCTCTCTCAACACCGGCTTTTATACCCTGACATAGTACTTTATGGTGGGTCCCATAGTGATTCCATAGTAACTCCTCACACTGCAGCCCACAACTTCACTGGGCACCACTGACACCTCTGTACGCATAAACAGTAACTGACACCACTCACATTGTGGAGGGCCTAACAGTTGTTGATGCACTTTTTTGCTTACAGATTTCGTTGAAAAACTTGTGAATAAACATTCTGAGAAGGCCAAAAATCTTGCTAGACAAGAGGACCGCAAAAGAGACTGTCCAATGCAGCTGACTGCGCATTTTAACAGGGATAAAATTCTACAGATAATGCTGAAATGTGATCGGTCCTTAGGGTATGCAATCTCCACAAATGGTAATCCTCTTCTTTTTACAGCTGCAAGTCGAGGTCATGTTGCTTTTGCTCGAGCGCTTCTTGAACATTGTCCAGATGCTCCCTACCGCAACAACAAGGGCAGAACATGTCTTCATGAAGCTGtagacaaggacaagaaagagtttgttcaatttatccttgagaagaACTCAAAACTTCTGAAACTTGTAAACATGCTAGATAATGACGGTGACAGTGCTCTGCATCTGGCTGTTAAAAGGAGCGATCCGAAGATGGTCAGTGCTTTACTGGATCACCCTGACATCGACATCACTGCTGTTAATAACACGTATACTTCTACAGCAATATGGAAATTATATGAATTCGAGGATTACGCCAAGACTATAAACTGGGTACACATACTCTCCACAAACTTACAATACGTTAAGCGTACGTTTTAAGAGAAATGATCTCATAGAAGGGATTTTCTTTGTGATTTACAATACTGTTATGGTTATACATATGAATGTGCTGTAGTATTCCCTCAATAAATTATCCCAGCTTATTTACACTCTAACCTGATTCCCATTCCTGCACATTATACATCTAAGATCCTTATTCAATTGTAGAAGATAGCCTTGCCCTTACACCACCCTGCCATTTTGCACAATGTACTTTCCTTCAGTATAGTATTACATAGAGATCTAATTGTACCTTCCTTTGAATTCATGCAGAATCAAATCTGTTGGCTTATACTGAATGCTGATCCTAGAGCAGAAACTGACATTTATAATCTTCAAGAGGAAATCAGGAATAAAGTAATcgatgcatcaaggaaagatgcTAAATCTCTGATTGAAACATATACAGGCAACACATCCTTAGTGGCTATCCTCATAGCGACAATTACCTTCGCTGCAGCCTTCACATTGCCAGGAGGATACAGCAGTGATGCTGGAAGTGAGGGGCTCCCCATCATGGCTAGGAAGCTTGCATTTCAAGCATTCTTAATCTTTGACACTCTAGCAATGTGCTCCTCCCTCGCTGTTGCCTTCATATGTGTCATAGCAAGGTGGATGGATTTTGAATTCTTGTTACACTATAGATTTTTCACAAAGAAGCTTATGTGGTTTGCATACATGGCAACAACCCTATCATTTGCAACTGGTTTATATACAGTTCTGGCAAATCGTCTTCATTGGTTGGCCATTGCAATTTGCGTTCTATCTGTGTTGCTGCCTATTCTTACGATGCTGATTGGTGAATGGCCCATCTTGAAGATCAAACTTCGATACAGTAAACCTTTCAACTCTAATTTCCTTGATATGGTCTGACCTCACGAACATGCCTGATTGGTTCGATGGACAAAGATTCCATCTACATTTCACTATAACCACTCATCCTTATTTGAGATATTGTTCCCATGGTGTTTTACCCTATCATGAATGGAAATTCATTAATAGACTCCATGTTATCCTTAAAATAAACAGTTgtatattttttttccttttttgtctTAGTTGGGTTGCTGAAAATGATGTAGTGGACCAGGTTGTGTGCAGTAATCCGAAGGCTGGAAAGTATTTCCTTTTTGTACCAAACAATTTCCTTTATCACTGTTTTAATAAACCAATGTGTTTGTTTGATAGTAATTTTTAATAATAACTGGTGAATGCCCATGCATTGCAATGGAGGGGAAATGTTTATGAGATTGCATGTCTGTGGACCAGCACCAATACGTAAGTCTGTTCCAATGTAGTTGGCCAAGTGCAGGTTAGCACAGCTAGCTACACAGTAGTACCCAAACCGGTGTTTCAAAACACATTAATCCAACTTGGATGAAAATTATGATTAGTGGCACTTTGGAAGTTAAGGAAACTCGAACTTGCAACTGAaaagcaattttttttttgaaagaactgAAAAGCATTTTTAACACATCAAGTTACAAACATGTAGTACT
The nucleotide sequence above comes from Miscanthus floridulus cultivar M001 unplaced genomic scaffold, ASM1932011v1 fs_106_2_3, whole genome shotgun sequence. Encoded proteins:
- the LOC136530306 gene encoding ankyrin repeat-containing protein At5g02620-like, translated to MDEFERLLKAAIEGKAEEMERLADEVNPEVLCGTTEEGNTCLHIASICGHMDFCTKLLTRLPSVSSSSLLSVTNKDGETPLLIAVKSGRASLALGLLEKYSKHRLNQDILKQDRHGCNVLHHAIRNGYEDLALRLIDQQPALSESRNNRQESPMFIAVLKGFERVYVKLLNNEKSEYSGAMGYNALHAAVKYGNEDFVEKLVNKHSEKAKNLARQEDRKRDCPMQLTAHFNRDKILQIMLKCDRSLGYAISTNGNPLLFTAASRGHVAFARALLEHCPDAPYRNNKGRTCLHEAVDKDKKEFVQFILEKNSKLLKLVNMLDNDGDSALHLAVKRSDPKMVSALLDHPDIDITAVNNTYTSTAIWKLYEFEDYAKTINWNQICWLILNADPRAETDIYNLQEEIRNKVIDASRKDAKSLIETYTGNTSLVAILIATITFAAAFTLPGGYSSDAGSEGLPIMARKLAFQAFLIFDTLAMCSSLAVAFICVIARWMDFEFLLHYRFFTKKLMWFAYMATTLSFATGLYTVLANRLHWLAIAICVLSVLLPILTMLIGEWPILKIKLRYSKPFNSNFLDMV